A single window of Undibacterium sp. 5I1 DNA harbors:
- a CDS encoding acyl-CoA dehydrogenase, translating to MSYVAPLKDMLFVMNELAGLAEVNALPGCEDATPETVEAVLEENAKFAGEVVAPLNWTGDQAPSYWKEGQVFTTKGFKEAFKMFGEAGWQGVQHPTEFGGQGLPKLVATPCIEMLNSASISFALCPLLTDGAIEALLTAGSDAQKALYLEKLIAGKWTGTMNLTEPQAGSDLAMVRTKAVPQGDGTFKIFGTKIYITYGEHDMAENIVHLVLARTPDAPEGVKGISLFLVPKFMVNPDGSLGARNDAHCVSIEHKLGIKASPTAVLQFGDNGGAIGTLVGEENRGLEYMFIMMNAARFGVGMQGIAIAERAYQKAVCYAKERVQSRDLAGSAGPVTIIHHPDVRRMLMSMRAQTEGARALAYVAAAASDAAHHHGDETVRKMNLAFYEYLVPIVKGWSTEMSLNVTSTGVQVHGGMGFIEETGAAQHYRDAQILTIYEGTTAIQANDLVGRKTARDGGATAKGIIAQVRKTAAELAMTQSDDLIAIQRQLLEGADAMEEVITYVAANFKSDIKAVFAGSVPYLKLAGIVLGGWQMARAALVAQQKLQAGDGDASFYKAKIATARFFADHILSAAQGLRSSIVDGSAGVLAMSEEQF from the coding sequence ATGAGCTACGTTGCGCCCTTGAAAGATATGCTGTTCGTTATGAACGAGTTGGCAGGTTTGGCTGAAGTCAATGCTTTGCCCGGATGCGAAGATGCGACCCCGGAGACAGTTGAGGCTGTGCTTGAAGAGAATGCCAAATTTGCAGGCGAGGTTGTTGCTCCTTTAAACTGGACTGGTGATCAAGCGCCAAGCTATTGGAAAGAAGGTCAGGTATTCACCACCAAAGGCTTTAAGGAAGCTTTTAAGATGTTTGGCGAAGCGGGGTGGCAAGGTGTGCAGCATCCTACAGAATTCGGCGGTCAAGGATTGCCTAAGCTGGTCGCTACGCCGTGTATCGAAATGCTGAATTCCGCTAGTATCTCATTTGCATTGTGCCCGCTTCTAACTGACGGCGCGATTGAGGCTTTGTTGACTGCTGGTAGCGATGCGCAAAAAGCGCTGTATTTAGAGAAGCTGATTGCTGGTAAATGGACAGGTACGATGAATTTGACGGAGCCACAAGCCGGATCGGATTTGGCGATGGTTCGCACCAAAGCGGTTCCGCAAGGCGATGGCACGTTTAAGATTTTTGGTACAAAAATTTATATCACCTATGGTGAACACGATATGGCAGAAAATATCGTCCATCTGGTGCTGGCCCGCACACCGGATGCGCCTGAGGGCGTTAAAGGGATTTCTCTCTTCCTTGTGCCGAAATTTATGGTTAACCCAGACGGTTCTTTGGGGGCGCGTAATGATGCCCATTGCGTTTCGATAGAGCACAAACTGGGAATCAAGGCGAGCCCAACCGCAGTATTGCAATTTGGCGATAACGGCGGTGCTATTGGTACTTTGGTTGGCGAAGAAAACCGTGGTTTGGAATACATGTTCATCATGATGAATGCCGCGCGTTTCGGTGTTGGTATGCAAGGCATTGCGATCGCTGAGCGCGCTTATCAAAAAGCCGTTTGCTATGCTAAAGAGCGCGTACAGTCCCGCGATCTGGCAGGTTCTGCCGGGCCTGTCACTATTATTCATCACCCTGATGTGCGTCGCATGTTGATGTCGATGCGCGCGCAAACGGAAGGTGCTCGTGCCTTGGCTTATGTGGCTGCTGCTGCAAGTGATGCAGCTCATCACCATGGTGATGAAACAGTGCGAAAAATGAATCTCGCTTTCTATGAATATCTCGTGCCGATTGTCAAAGGTTGGTCTACTGAGATGTCCTTGAATGTCACATCAACTGGCGTGCAGGTACATGGCGGCATGGGCTTCATTGAAGAAACCGGTGCGGCACAGCACTATCGTGATGCACAGATCTTGACGATTTACGAAGGTACAACCGCAATACAGGCAAACGATTTAGTTGGACGGAAAACGGCCCGTGATGGCGGTGCGACAGCAAAAGGCATTATTGCGCAAGTACGCAAAACCGCTGCAGAGTTGGCTATGACGCAGTCAGACGATTTGATCGCTATTCAGCGTCAGTTGTTAGAAGGCGCTGATGCAATGGAAGAGGTTATCACCTATGTTGCCGCTAACTTTAAGTCTGATATAAAAGCGGTTTTTGCAGGTAGCGTTCCTTACCTTAAATTGGCGGGTATTGTATTAGGTGGATGGCAAATGGCGCGCGCCGCTTTGGTTGCTCAGCAAAAATTGCAAGCCGGTGACGGCGATGCCAGTTTTTATAAAGCGAAAATTGCGACCGCTCGTTTTTTTGCAGACCATATTTTGTCGGCAGCGCAAGGTTTGCGTAGTTCAATTGTTGATGGTAGTGCTGGTGTATTAGCGATGTCGGAAGAGCAGTTCTAA
- a CDS encoding electron transfer flavoprotein subunit alpha/FixB family protein — MTTLVIAEHDNASLKGSTLNTITAAIQCGGDVHVLVAGFNAAAAAQAAAQIAGVSKVLHADAAHFADGLAENVAEQALAIAAAYSHILAPATAYGKNILPRVAAKLDVSQISEITKVDTPDTFERPIYAGNAIATVQSTDAIKVITVRSTGFDAAATGGSAAVETIAAVADSGKSAFVSRELAKSDRPELTAAKVIVSGGRGMGSADAFKVLEPLADKLGAAMGASRAAVDAGYVPNDWQVGQTGKIVAPQLYIAVGISGAIQHLAGMKDSKVIVAINKDPEAPIFSVADYGIVGDLFDIVPQLVTELG; from the coding sequence ATGACTACACTTGTCATCGCTGAACACGACAATGCTAGCCTCAAAGGCAGCACCTTAAATACGATTACTGCTGCGATCCAATGCGGTGGCGACGTCCACGTATTGGTTGCAGGTTTTAATGCTGCAGCGGCCGCACAAGCAGCAGCACAAATTGCTGGCGTGAGTAAAGTATTGCACGCAGACGCAGCGCATTTTGCTGATGGTTTAGCTGAAAACGTCGCAGAACAAGCACTGGCAATTGCTGCTGCTTATAGTCACATCCTTGCGCCAGCGACTGCTTATGGTAAAAATATTTTGCCACGTGTCGCTGCTAAGCTGGACGTATCGCAAATCTCTGAAATTACTAAAGTCGACACTCCCGATACTTTCGAGCGCCCAATCTACGCTGGTAATGCAATTGCTACAGTGCAGTCGACTGACGCGATTAAGGTAATCACAGTGCGCAGTACAGGTTTTGATGCAGCGGCTACTGGTGGTTCTGCTGCGGTAGAGACGATCGCAGCAGTTGCTGATTCTGGTAAATCGGCCTTCGTTTCACGTGAGTTGGCAAAATCCGATCGTCCTGAATTGACTGCAGCGAAAGTGATCGTCTCTGGTGGTCGTGGTATGGGTTCCGCAGATGCATTTAAAGTATTGGAACCGCTGGCAGATAAGCTCGGTGCAGCAATGGGAGCATCCCGTGCGGCAGTTGATGCTGGTTATGTGCCAAACGATTGGCAAGTTGGTCAGACTGGCAAAATTGTAGCGCCACAGTTATATATCGCAGTTGGTATTTCTGGGGCAATTCAGCATCTCGCCGGCATGAAAGATTCTAAAGTCATCGTTGCGATCAACAAAGATCCAGAAGCACCGATCTTTTCAGTTGCTGACTATGGCATCGTCGGCGATTTGTTCGACATTGTTCCGCAACTGGTTACTGAGTTGGGCTAA
- a CDS encoding electron transfer flavoprotein subunit beta/FixA family protein, which translates to MKVLVPVKRVVDYNVKVRVKSDGSGVDIANVKMSMNPFDEIAVEEAMRLKEAGVVTEVIAVSCGVAQCQETLRTAMAIGADRGILVESDAELQPLAVAKLLKALADKEQPRLIILGKQAIDDDCNQTGQMLAALLGWPQATFASKVTIADGKATVTREVDGGLETLSLTLPAIVTTDLRLNEPRYVTLPNIMKAKKKQLDNVKPADLGVDVASRVKTLKVVEPAKRSAGIKVPDVATLVAKLKNEAKVLG; encoded by the coding sequence ATGAAAGTCCTGGTACCAGTCAAACGTGTCGTCGACTATAACGTCAAAGTACGCGTCAAATCCGATGGCAGTGGTGTTGATATCGCCAATGTCAAAATGTCCATGAATCCATTCGATGAAATCGCTGTAGAAGAAGCGATGCGTTTGAAAGAAGCGGGTGTCGTTACTGAAGTTATCGCAGTATCATGCGGTGTCGCGCAATGCCAGGAGACACTTCGTACAGCAATGGCAATTGGTGCTGATCGCGGAATTTTGGTCGAAAGCGATGCAGAGTTGCAGCCTTTGGCAGTGGCTAAATTACTCAAAGCGTTGGCTGATAAAGAGCAACCGCGATTGATTATTCTTGGCAAGCAAGCGATTGATGATGACTGCAATCAAACTGGTCAGATGTTGGCTGCTCTGCTTGGCTGGCCTCAAGCGACTTTTGCATCTAAAGTCACTATTGCTGACGGTAAGGCAACGGTGACGCGTGAAGTTGACGGTGGTCTCGAAACTTTGTCTCTGACTCTGCCTGCAATTGTCACGACCGATTTGCGCCTTAACGAGCCGCGCTATGTGACTCTGCCTAATATTATGAAGGCAAAGAAAAAGCAGCTGGATAACGTTAAGCCTGCTGATTTGGGCGTCGATGTTGCTTCACGCGTAAAGACACTCAAAGTCGTTGAGCCGGCGAAACGCTCCGCTGGCATTAAAGTCCCTGACGTAGCAACGCTGGTCGCTAAGCTGAAAAACGAAGCCAAAGTATTGGGCTAA
- a CDS encoding sulfurtransferase TusA family protein: MQFNKELDARGLNCPLPILKTKKALADMITGEVLHVIATDPGSVRDFKAFSKQTGNELLSHLEGSAEYEYFIKRK; the protein is encoded by the coding sequence ATGCAATTCAATAAAGAACTGGACGCACGTGGACTGAATTGTCCGCTTCCAATTTTAAAGACGAAAAAAGCGCTGGCCGACATGATCACGGGCGAAGTTCTCCACGTGATTGCAACAGATCCCGGCTCTGTGCGCGATTTCAAAGCCTTCTCCAAGCAAACCGGTAATGAGTTGTTGTCTCATTTGGAAGGCAGTGCAGAATATGAATACTTTATCAAACGGAAATAA
- a CDS encoding NUDIX domain-containing protein produces MMEIKFCPVCAQSLEHRSDEQEAGKIRLACPEGHWTHWDNPLPVLAALVEVEGHILLARNAAWPEKVFALITGFMERGETPEQGIARELKEETNLDADQINLIGVYEFIKKNEVIIAYHVKASGEIRLSPELLEYRLIQPEKLRPWRAGTGYAMADWMRANGLEPVFADWGSS; encoded by the coding sequence CTGATGGAAATCAAATTCTGTCCGGTATGTGCCCAATCGCTTGAGCATCGCTCTGATGAGCAGGAAGCGGGAAAAATCCGTTTAGCGTGTCCAGAAGGTCATTGGACACATTGGGATAATCCTTTGCCAGTTCTGGCAGCCCTAGTCGAGGTCGAAGGACATATTTTGTTGGCGCGTAATGCCGCGTGGCCAGAAAAAGTGTTTGCGCTGATTACCGGGTTCATGGAGCGCGGCGAAACGCCTGAGCAAGGTATCGCCAGAGAACTCAAAGAAGAGACTAATCTCGACGCTGATCAGATCAATTTGATTGGCGTGTATGAGTTCATCAAAAAAAACGAAGTCATCATTGCCTATCATGTAAAGGCATCCGGCGAGATTCGTTTGTCACCAGAATTACTGGAATATCGTTTGATTCAACCGGAGAAGTTGCGTCCTTGGCGAGCCGGTACTGGTTATGCAATGGCTGACTGGATGCGCGCGAACGGTCTTGAGCCAGTTTTTGCTGATTGGGGCAGTTCCTGA
- a CDS encoding GNAT family N-acetyltransferase, whose protein sequence is MIFIRRAELTDAAQIQRVYASTNAYSNTLQLPHPTVEMWQERLKQFNPNDTLLIAMYDGVIVGTAGLHVESAVRRRHVASLGMGVADSFSGRGVGTALMVELMNLADNWLNLLRLELYVYADNAAAIHLYNKFGFEIEGTHRAHSLRNGVFIDTYSMARFHPKQPQVPLMSR, encoded by the coding sequence ATGATATTTATCCGCCGTGCTGAATTAACAGATGCCGCTCAGATACAGCGGGTATATGCAAGTACCAATGCGTACTCTAATACCTTGCAATTACCACATCCTACCGTTGAGATGTGGCAGGAGCGTTTAAAACAGTTTAATCCGAATGACACTTTGCTTATCGCGATGTACGACGGTGTGATCGTTGGCACGGCGGGTTTGCATGTAGAGAGTGCGGTCAGGCGACGCCATGTAGCCTCTTTGGGAATGGGTGTGGCGGACTCTTTTAGCGGCCGCGGCGTTGGTACGGCATTAATGGTGGAGTTGATGAATCTGGCCGATAACTGGCTTAATTTGTTGCGTCTTGAGCTTTATGTCTACGCCGATAATGCCGCGGCAATTCACCTGTATAACAAATTTGGTTTTGAAATTGAGGGAACCCATCGCGCACATTCTTTGCGCAATGGGGTTTTCATCGATACTTATTCTATGGCGCGTTTTCATCCTAAACAGCCCCAAGTTCCACTAATGTCACGTTAG
- the alaS gene encoding alanine--tRNA ligase: MNSSEIRDKFLSFFESKGHTRVRSSSLIPGNDPTLLFTNSGMVQFKDVFLGQDKRNYTRATTAQRSVRAGGKHNDLENVGYTARHHTFFEMLGNFSFGDYFKRDAINYAWELLTVVYGLPKDKLTVTVYQEDDEAYDIWKNEIGVPPERIIRIGDNKGARYASDNFWQMADTGPCGPCSEIFYDHGADIWGGPPGSPDENGDRFIEIWNLVFMQFNKDEQGVLHPLPKPCVDTGMGLERIAAVLQHVHSNYEIDIFQNLIKAAARETGCTDLHHNSLKVIADHIRCAGFLIVDGIIPGNEGRGYVLRRITRRALRHGHKLGQPQPFFYKLVADLVKEMGEAYPELAEAGERVAQVLKQEEERFGETLEHGMKILEAALAKDSKNLDGATAFTLYDTYGFPLDLTADICRERNVVLDEAGFDAAMAHQKQTARAAGKFKMAAAIEYSGDKTKFVGYEQLSNDSKVIALYVDGSAVSQLQAGQAGIVVLDVTPFYAESGGQCGDSGVLKSSAGAVFEVADTQKIQADVFGHHGTLITGTLEVGQSLHAQVATAVRAQTVRNHSATHLMHKALREVLGAHVSQKGSLVDAEKTRFDFSHNAPMTDDQILQVETIVNREILSNVAAQAQVMSYDDAIKHGAMALFGEKYGDEVRVLDIGTSRELCGGTHVTRTGDIGLFKIVSEGGVAAGIRRVEAVTGEVALELVQTLNQRVNEIAAALKTQPEKLTQRIAQWQDQMKSLEKELATLKSKAAANQGEALADQAVEINGVKVLAAMMEGADATALRETMIKLKDKLKTAAIVLAAVNEGKVSLVAGVTDDATSKIKAGDLVNFVAQQVGGKGGGRPDIAQAGGTDPSGLPKALAAVPNWIKERL; this comes from the coding sequence ATGAACTCGTCTGAAATCCGCGATAAATTCCTCAGCTTTTTCGAATCCAAAGGCCATACACGAGTCCGTTCGTCCAGCCTTATCCCCGGCAATGACCCGACTCTGTTGTTCACCAACTCCGGCATGGTGCAATTTAAGGATGTTTTCCTAGGTCAGGACAAGCGCAATTACACCCGCGCAACCACGGCGCAGCGCAGCGTGCGAGCAGGTGGTAAGCATAACGATCTGGAAAACGTCGGTTACACAGCCCGTCACCACACATTTTTTGAAATGCTGGGTAATTTTTCCTTCGGTGATTACTTCAAGCGCGATGCAATCAACTATGCATGGGAATTGCTGACTGTCGTTTATGGCCTGCCAAAAGACAAGCTGACGGTGACGGTGTATCAGGAAGATGACGAAGCCTACGATATCTGGAAAAACGAAATCGGCGTACCGCCTGAACGCATTATCCGTATCGGCGACAATAAAGGCGCTCGTTACGCATCAGACAATTTCTGGCAGATGGCAGACACAGGACCATGTGGTCCGTGTTCTGAAATTTTTTATGATCACGGCGCCGATATCTGGGGTGGTCCTCCAGGTTCACCTGATGAAAACGGTGATCGTTTTATCGAAATCTGGAATCTGGTGTTCATGCAATTCAACAAGGATGAGCAAGGCGTTTTGCATCCTTTGCCAAAACCTTGCGTCGATACCGGTATGGGACTGGAGCGCATTGCGGCGGTATTGCAGCATGTGCACTCCAACTACGAAATTGATATCTTCCAAAATTTGATTAAAGCCGCCGCGCGCGAAACGGGCTGTACCGATCTACATCACAATTCTTTAAAAGTCATTGCGGATCACATCCGCTGCGCAGGTTTTTTGATTGTTGACGGCATTATTCCCGGTAACGAAGGACGCGGTTATGTCTTGCGTCGTATCACGCGCCGTGCTCTGCGTCATGGTCACAAGCTAGGTCAGCCACAGCCATTTTTCTACAAACTAGTTGCTGATCTCGTGAAAGAAATGGGTGAGGCTTATCCCGAGTTGGCAGAGGCTGGCGAGCGCGTTGCTCAGGTTTTGAAACAGGAAGAAGAACGTTTTGGCGAAACGCTGGAACATGGCATGAAGATTCTGGAAGCAGCACTCGCCAAAGACAGCAAAAATCTGGATGGCGCGACGGCTTTCACCTTGTATGACACCTACGGCTTCCCGTTGGATCTGACGGCAGATATTTGCCGTGAGCGCAATGTGGTGCTGGACGAAGCTGGTTTTGATGCTGCTATGGCGCATCAGAAGCAAACTGCTCGTGCTGCAGGTAAGTTCAAAATGGCTGCGGCAATTGAATACAGCGGGGACAAAACGAAGTTTGTCGGCTACGAGCAACTGAGTAACGACAGTAAAGTGATTGCTTTGTACGTCGATGGCAGCGCGGTCTCTCAATTGCAAGCTGGTCAGGCAGGTATTGTGGTGCTGGATGTGACGCCTTTCTATGCTGAATCTGGCGGTCAGTGCGGTGACTCTGGTGTTTTAAAATCCAGCGCCGGAGCGGTGTTTGAGGTCGCGGATACGCAAAAAATCCAGGCCGATGTATTTGGTCATCACGGTACATTAATTACTGGCACATTAGAAGTTGGACAAAGTTTGCACGCGCAAGTCGCAACAGCCGTGCGCGCGCAAACAGTGCGTAATCACTCGGCTACGCATTTAATGCACAAGGCCTTGCGTGAAGTATTGGGCGCGCATGTATCGCAAAAAGGTTCCTTGGTTGACGCTGAGAAAACCCGTTTCGATTTCAGCCACAACGCACCGATGACCGACGACCAGATTCTGCAAGTAGAAACGATAGTCAACCGCGAAATTTTGTCCAATGTGGCTGCGCAAGCGCAAGTAATGTCGTATGACGATGCGATCAAGCATGGTGCAATGGCTTTGTTTGGTGAGAAGTATGGCGATGAAGTGCGCGTATTGGATATTGGTACGTCACGTGAGTTGTGCGGTGGCACGCATGTGACCCGTACCGGCGATATTGGTCTGTTTAAAATTGTGTCAGAAGGCGGGGTTGCCGCAGGAATACGCCGTGTTGAGGCGGTTACTGGTGAAGTCGCACTTGAACTGGTGCAAACCTTGAACCAGCGTGTGAATGAGATCGCAGCCGCTCTCAAAACTCAACCAGAGAAATTAACCCAGCGCATAGCGCAATGGCAAGATCAGATGAAGTCTCTAGAAAAAGAACTGGCTACTCTGAAGTCTAAGGCAGCTGCAAATCAGGGTGAGGCCTTGGCAGATCAGGCGGTAGAGATCAACGGTGTCAAAGTATTGGCAGCAATGATGGAAGGTGCAGACGCAACCGCATTGCGCGAAACTATGATTAAGCTTAAAGATAAATTGAAAACAGCCGCCATCGTATTGGCCGCAGTCAATGAAGGCAAAGTCAGTTTGGTCGCAGGTGTGACTGATGATGCAACTTCAAAAATTAAGGCGGGTGACTTGGTGAACTTTGTGGCTCAGCAGGTTGGTGGCAAAGGTGGCGGCCGTCCTGATATTGCCCAGGCGGGTGGCACTGATCCATCTGGTTTACCTAAAGCCTTGGCAGCTGTACCTAACTGGATTAAAGAGCGCCTATGA
- the ugpQ gene encoding glycerophosphodiester phosphodiesterase, with translation MITSWPYPKIIAHRGGGTLAPENTIAAMRCGLEYGFHAVEFDVMLSKDGVPVLMHDPLFGRTVRGDGGVAASLAAELQQMDAGSWFSERFAGERIPTYVQVIEFCQQHRIWMNVEIKPVPGFEEITGRVVAEVTKQMQAGDDVLFSSFSFDALMQAKLVAPEIKRGFLTDQIEWDWQQRLEQLDAIALHTNHKHLTPEIAQQIKAAGYGLFCYTVNTPERAREIFDWGVDAFCTDRIDLIAADF, from the coding sequence ATGATAACTAGTTGGCCTTATCCTAAAATAATCGCGCACCGTGGTGGTGGCACGCTCGCTCCAGAAAATACCATTGCTGCAATGCGATGTGGACTGGAGTACGGATTTCACGCAGTTGAGTTTGATGTCATGTTATCAAAGGATGGTGTGCCTGTGCTAATGCATGATCCTTTATTTGGTCGCACTGTGCGCGGCGATGGTGGCGTCGCAGCTAGCTTGGCAGCCGAGTTACAACAGATGGATGCGGGAAGCTGGTTTTCTGAGCGGTTTGCCGGAGAGCGTATCCCGACTTATGTGCAAGTGATTGAATTTTGTCAGCAACATCGGATCTGGATGAATGTCGAGATTAAACCGGTACCGGGGTTTGAAGAGATTACCGGACGAGTCGTAGCAGAAGTGACTAAGCAGATGCAGGCGGGTGATGACGTGCTGTTTTCTTCCTTTTCATTTGACGCTTTAATGCAGGCTAAGCTAGTGGCACCAGAGATCAAGCGTGGATTTTTAACCGACCAGATTGAGTGGGATTGGCAGCAGCGATTAGAACAACTGGACGCGATTGCCTTGCATACCAACCACAAACATTTAACGCCTGAGATCGCACAACAGATCAAAGCTGCAGGCTATGGTTTGTTTTGTTATACGGTGAACACGCCAGAGCGCGCTCGGGAAATTTTTGATTGGGGTGTCGACGCGTTTTGTACCGACCGGATTGATTTGATTGCAGCCGATTTTTGA
- a CDS encoding CaiB/BaiF CoA-transferase family protein codes for MQTTENNKTSLGHIRVLDLTRVLAGPWCAQNLADLGAEVIKVEKPEVGDDTRSWGPPFLKSDAGKNTGEAAYYLAANRGKRAITVDIATKEGQQIIRELAQQSDVVLENYKVGQLKKYGLDYDNLKQLKPDLVYCSITGFGQTGPYAHRAGYDFIVQGMGGFMSLTGERDDLPGGGPQKAGVAIADLMTGMYATIAVMAALTHRDRTGEGQYIDMALLDVQVAMLANMNTNYLASGVAPKRWGNAHPNIVPYQTFATSDGHIIVAAGNDGQYAKFVHAGGRPELADDPLYFTNPRRVQHRDQLVPQLAEMVKQKTKQEWIDLLESAGVPCGPINNLEEVFDNPQVIAREMRLDLPHPTADKVRLVASPMKLSVTPTQYQAPPPLLGQHNQQILRDVLHYDDEKIATLIKNRII; via the coding sequence ATGCAGACGACAGAAAACAACAAGACTTCCCTCGGACATATCCGCGTACTGGATCTCACCCGCGTGCTTGCAGGGCCATGGTGTGCGCAAAATCTAGCTGATCTGGGAGCAGAAGTAATTAAGGTGGAAAAACCAGAAGTCGGCGACGACACCCGCAGCTGGGGTCCGCCTTTTCTCAAATCCGATGCTGGGAAAAATACCGGCGAAGCTGCTTATTACCTTGCAGCCAATCGGGGCAAGCGCGCCATCACCGTTGATATCGCCACCAAAGAAGGTCAGCAAATCATCCGCGAACTGGCACAACAATCCGATGTCGTGCTGGAAAATTATAAAGTCGGCCAACTCAAAAAATACGGTCTGGACTACGACAACCTAAAGCAGCTAAAACCTGATCTGGTGTATTGCTCCATCACAGGTTTTGGTCAAACCGGACCATACGCGCATCGCGCTGGCTATGATTTTATTGTGCAAGGCATGGGCGGTTTTATGTCACTGACCGGCGAACGTGATGATTTGCCCGGAGGCGGCCCACAAAAAGCGGGGGTCGCAATTGCAGACCTGATGACTGGCATGTACGCCACCATTGCCGTCATGGCAGCGCTAACACACCGGGATCGCACAGGAGAAGGCCAATACATCGACATGGCGCTGCTGGATGTACAAGTCGCCATGCTGGCCAATATGAACACCAATTACCTTGCCAGCGGGGTCGCACCAAAACGCTGGGGCAATGCACATCCGAATATCGTGCCTTACCAAACCTTCGCTACATCAGACGGACACATCATTGTGGCCGCCGGAAATGACGGTCAGTACGCTAAATTTGTACATGCAGGCGGTCGCCCTGAACTGGCAGACGATCCCCTGTACTTTACTAATCCACGACGCGTACAGCACAGAGATCAACTAGTGCCGCAATTGGCCGAGATGGTCAAACAAAAAACCAAACAAGAGTGGATAGACTTATTAGAAAGTGCTGGCGTACCATGCGGCCCGATCAATAATCTGGAAGAAGTGTTCGACAATCCACAAGTCATCGCCCGCGAGATGCGGCTTGATCTGCCCCACCCTACGGCAGATAAAGTCAGGCTGGTTGCCAGTCCGATGAAATTATCCGTCACACCCACTCAGTATCAGGCACCGCCACCGTTATTGGGGCAGCACAACCAGCAAATTCTGCGCGACGTACTGCATTACGATGATGAAAAGATTGCGACCTTAATTAAAAATCGCATTATTTGA